In Portunus trituberculatus isolate SZX2019 chromosome 46, ASM1759143v1, whole genome shotgun sequence, a single window of DNA contains:
- the LOC123519863 gene encoding uncharacterized protein LOC123519863, whose translation MSHNFRKKAHETCRFWREGKCQKGDYQCNFVHGFICPNDGRCWKENCNRVHFSQKNMGPRDHYARPHQQNYSRGGHRPRYRRSHSRSQSPPRHRKVFQRGRSPQHHRSKSRSPAYHTRVYSPYHRRSRSPSPYRAPSRSLSPPRYRSRSRNRSRSWHRSKSRSVSRPINRGCSQERIKSRSSSPIRSKSKNRSSAKVHNKSYSQSRSLSRSLSPKPKKRSSSSSSSSSSSTSRSRSRSISKGRSKSKTELIPPQSSSPLSVQDKSHTPESSKSVGPSSSVIETEGGSHNKNCNNPGYKMQLDLENIYADLDYERNPLSTASKIVDKDTVEKEALSKLQAHIARDFMNPETQKLMEQVLSSTRDKAVKQNPLDESKSKKEFLLDEVGDDIELDLEEVGDEVDDIFAKSIHRSMDDTNDGKGLSTSRKLGLQAGSNPSPPKSNPVIKSKKPTDSFLDIDFHTDWDLKAALETASKSLKKPPEMPPPNHLPDGSKGSTSLWTPALARHQTQVPKHRVGYQTKDSDWEVETPYVGRKDKSEVQRSAAPTRTTMTAGPSCDVSPSIPFALPLSEPQSIHRNSHKVTEISQESKEGRMIQQTDVLFPSAQSIPSSIPSVVQSIPSSIPSVISHTINQPVKPNVSSADQGALDTSMLPSCSANLIRDAMSEKELYHSPKEGATAPKKVSQEQTPQKSSESPKRSKRKRRKEKKTKRKKGSSEDEDDSSDSDDSKDDKKLSHENEKENDEVEMLFFKKESLIKRVKLLFEQKKIMSNQREDIISNHKGSKASLSSILEENSFLTQEIGKQIENINKIIKNVNQDIESKRGNFKQKTSLSKERSESPHVSAEAHKKSQYFTEKERISKKMIKSTERSDIYRVSKSPYQKNSRSPSPSYLKHGPSEVEHMPRDRDSRNSRSPKSVRHKRSRSPSSSVFREAPKPVPPPEVKQSASPPRKRAVKSMIEVGKKPAGATSQYQTPKNLDSSVQYAPHEAQRTYIRYTDQGMHWCKLCSLFCETAPDYVNHLMTDSHLTRVKNDRRSWLSKAPREEKDPKPPNAQVLTVPIQGLEFLHSLPCYYCSLCDAFLRDRGEALRHPESKMHISKYKVHRAQNPLFESTFLKAKTTAYAKYKIDEERKKMETELGLNEKTSVENKLLKQIKEKLDKESKEDRTSDSRDDPVKACSSIRVASRGPRYSTDKKPSTSHSSPSSTSRHSKEKECLPVNNDSSKKTSGVKDSKVETQKSELVDSEHNDEDNGEVNVKVSDKPAIEDKVETKQKEDGSRDRDTDRKTASTKLPLIGKMPFLKRKAGISKSKSQQNTPPEEVSKGKKDTKEDVSSEKLKIPLPSCTIDDDDHVNTAVEQTQPTVPKEVDDRKLPLPSVNIKEDFIPPYDPTVPPPPITGAKTWSTSDKKDSSGSALYDPLEAGDEDSSDGAAAATIEALDLLNIPLPGFKTPTEVSALPLQQETEDVYQPEDMEIENIPLDEGKIEEGIEEVYPPSGIVVHPDIPLPPAVGILPTPLSSDEPPPPGTEGTDSLLNREFDENINSGNPLPVFGPQEFIPKKATLCKIMKNKDANIPAPPGTEDEYNVEDVDHFSHLSGHSKDKAEKINRQRLHSESGSQCSSSKGAPPSFSGKILQNSLMRSLAVPKMQQMDKQLQSHKERELTPPPPGTESMPDEKDQSIMGTSNTDVMKDLGLTRGDSELMLSNLKINTSQEKALLSPKSSSSSKIVNKSGSSLNLLSFKGEVNSLEDKTSEIVQNIYIKDSSNEFSTVDGKSKESDSKSSDEESSGAYLPEQLDAKNTAMSSDASSLSHTDKAALSSKDGIVGSDLLPSISCVDNSELINSKTIVSSNIDDKEDSSNQCLTMNTSDENQVSNTIDKDVSCTPLPDKHDGENETISHDSEMQVDSTVCDSQDSYKDSTFKELGEEEVNLKNTTNSVCDSQDSDEASVSKECLSSELLSLEKTVEGVYESQESDKGSAPKECLLDEMSFKEKTDSVCDGQESDKDSASKECLPDEGISFKEKTDSVCDGQESDTDFASKECLPGDKINFKEKTDSVCDGQESDKDSASRECLPDEEMCLKEPIKDNIECYVVGEGSLVHGKDDKYQIPILEDPSIIDTTSSVNTPSASNTECDSQDSEKGSFSKVCLLEEQDSDVSSSLKETPEDSNECSTIMNEKDLNLGIDINEEPKSPIIKCRSPLQFVNFPKGFESMDISDFYSPSSDSTCTQNVDASETTILKTENLPLSVSAENMIDAQEDLCGTPQRKAESTKEDTCEFYVEKDQKEPQAAEGPSCSQTIEVHGKELYTNKDSQDHDFHSYEGHDFLESKDVKDEAFPLEYPSERKVARSSRTVAEIAEYKEQETSGESEEISHDSAILIDEVDSKTSEEESASNSGSVKERKRKSVRKATRKKTTKVRKTEDDECPSPRTSASRSSAGCLSPSFVESPRPMRSSRRAAAAAIKAMAKDQDDTPPDSPPSDDDSD comes from the exons ATGAGT CACAACTTTAGGAAAAAGGCTCATGAAACATGTCGGTTTTGGAGGGAAGGCAAATGTCAGAAGGGGGATTACCAGTGCAATTTTGTCCATGGGTTCATCTGTCCCAACGATGGAAGGTGCTGGAAAGAGAACTGCAACAGGGTTCACTTCAGCCAAAAGAACATGGGCCCGAGAGATCATTATGCCAGGCCTCATCAA CAAAATTACTCGAGGGGCGGACATCGTCCAAGATACCGGAGGAGCCACAGTCGAAGTCAGAGCCCTCCGAGGCATCGGAAAGTGTTCCAGCGCGGGCGCTCGCCTCAACATCACAGAAGCAAAAGTCGCAGTCCAGCTTATCATACAAGAGTGTACAGTCCTTATCACCGCCGCAGCAGGAGCCCCAGTCCCTACCGAGCTCCAAGCAGAAGTCTGAGTCCACCGCGTTATCGCTCTCgaagcagaaacagaagcaggTCCTGGCACCGCAGCAAGAGTCGTAGTGTTTCTCGTCCCATCAATAGAGGTTGCAGCCAAGAGAGAATAAAGTCCAGAAGTTCAAGTCCCATCCGATCCAAAAGCAAGAACCGTAGTTCAGCCAAAGTGCACAATAAAAGTTACAGCCAATCTCGGTCACTTAGTAGAAGTCTTTCACCAAAACCAAAAaagagaagcagtagtagtagcagcagcagcagtagcagcactagcagaagcagaagcaggagcaTTAGTAAAGGAAGATCCAAAAGTAAAACAGAATTGATTCCTCCTCAAAGCAGCAGCCCACTCTCAGTTCAGGACAAAAGTCATACACCTGAAAGTAGTAAAAGTGTAGGTCCATCATCATCAGTCATTGAAACTGAGGGAGGATCGCATAATAAGAATTGCAATAATCCAGGATATAAGATGCAATTAGATTTGGAAAATATATATGCAGATTTAGATTATGAAAGAAATCCATTGTCGACTGCATCAAAGATTGTTGACAAGGATACTGTAGAAAAAGAAGCCTTGTCTAAGTTACAAGCACATATAGCAAGAGATTTTATGAATCCTGAAACTCAAAAACTAATGGAGCAGGTTTTGTCTTCAACTAGAGATAAGGCAGTAAAACAAAATCCATTAGACGAGAGCAAATCCAAAAAGGAATTCTTACTGGATGAGGTTGGAGATGACATTGAACTTGACCTAGAAGAAGTTGGGGATGAAGTTGATGACATTTTTGCCAAGTCAATACATCGTTCTATGGATGACACAAATGATGGTAAAGGTTTGAGTACCAGTAGAAAATTGGGATTACAAGCTGGAAGTAATCCTTCCCCACCAAAATCTAATCCAGTTATAAAATCAAAGAAGCCAACTGATAGTTTTCTTGATATAGATTTTCACACGGATTGGGATCTAAAGGCTGCCCTGGAAACTGCTTCCAAGTCTTTAAAGAAACCACCGGAGATGCCTCCACCAAACCACTTACCAGACGGAAGCAAGGGTAGCACCTCCTTGTGGACTCCAGCTCTCGCTCGCCACCAGACACAAGTTCCAAAACATAGAGTTGGCTACCAGACAAAAGACAGTGACTGGGAAGTAGAAACACCTTATGTTGGAAG GAAGGACAAAAGTGAGGTCCAGCGATCAGCTGCTCCAACAAGAACTACCATGACTGCTGGACCATCTTGTGATGTATCTCCCAGCATACCTTTTGCTCTACCTTTGTCAGAGCCTCAGAGCATACACAGAAATTCACATAAAGTAACAGAAATATCCCAGGAAAGTAAAGAGGGAAGAATGATTCAGCAGACAGATGTGCTTTTCCCAAGTGCACAGTCTATTCCCTCTAGTATTCCATCTGTAGTGCAGTCAATTCCCTCTAGCATTCCATCAGTAATCTCACACACCATCAATCAACCAGTCAAGCCAAATGTGTCATCTGCAGATCAAGGTGCACTGGATACAAGCATGTTGCCATCTTGCTCAGCCAACCTCATTAGGGATGCAATGAGTGAGAAGGAACTGTACCATTCCCCAAAAGAAGGAGCTACTGCTCCCAAAAAAGTTTCACAGGAACAGACTCCACAAAAATCATCTGAAAGTCCAAAAAGATCAAAACGCAAGCGtcgcaaagaaaagaaaacaaaacgaaagaaaggctCTTCTGAGGATGAAGATGATTCCAGTGACTCTGATGATAGCAAAGATGATAAAAAGTTGtcacatgaaaatgaaaaagaaaatgatgaagttgAAATGTTGTTTTTCAAAAAAGAGAGCCTCATAAAAAGAGTCAAACTGTTGTTTGAACAGAAGAAAATTATGAGCAATCAACGTGAAGATATAATAAGCAATCACAAAGGAAGTAAAGCAAGTCTATCAAGTATCTTAGAAGAAAATTCTTTCCTCACACAAGAAATAGGAAAGCAGattgaaaacataaataaaattataaaaaatgtcAACCAAGACATTGAATCTAAAAGAGGAAACTTCAAGCAAAAGACTTCATTATCAAAGGAGAGGTCAGAGAGCCCTCATGTGTCAGCAGAAGCACACAAGAAATCACAGTATTttactgaaaaagaaagaatttccAAGAAAATGATTAAATCCACTGAAAGATCTGACATCTACAGGGTATCAAAATCTCCCTATCAGAAAAATAGTAgatctccatctccatcataTTTAAAACATGGCCCATCAGAGGTTGAGCACATGCCAAGAGATAGGGACAGTAGGAATTCCCGATCTCCCAAGTCAGTCAGGCACAAGAGGTCAAGATCACCTAGTTCCAGTGTATTCAGAGAAGCTCCAAAGCCCGTACCTCCTCCTGAGGTGAAGCAAAGTGCCTCGCCTCCAAGGAAACGTGCTGTTAAGAGTATGATAGAAGTAGGTAAGAAGCCAGCGGGTGCAACATCTCAGTATCAGACTCCCAAAAACCTGGATTCTTCAGTGCAGTATGCCCCTCATGAGGCCCAGAGGACATATATTCGCTACACAGACCAAGGAATGCATTGGTGTAAGCTGTGCAGTTTGTTCTGTGAAACTGCTCCTGACTATGTAAATCATTTGATGACAGACTCACATCTGACAAGGGTTAAG AATGATCGGAGGTCATGGCtctccaaggctccaagggaagaaaaggatccAAAGCCACCCAATGCTCAGGTTTTGACTGTTCCTATACAAG GACTTGAATTCCTACATTCTCTCCCGTGTTATTACTGTTCTCTCTGCGATGCATTCTTAAGGGACAGAGGTGAAGCCTTAAGGCATCCGGAGTCAAAGATGCATATCTCAAAATACAAA GTTCATCGAGCACAGAATCCTTTGTTTGAATCCACATTCTTAAAGGCTAAAACAACAGCATATGCAAAATACAAGATAGATGAAGAACGTAAGAAAATGGAGACAGAATTAGGTTTAAATGAGAAGACATCAGTAGAAAATAAGTTGCTcaaacagataaaagaaaagcttgataaggaaagtaaagaggatCGAACTTCTGACAGTAGAGATGACCCTGTCAAAGCTTGTAGCAGTATCAGAGTTGCCTCCCGTGGACCAAGATATTCCACTGACAAAAAGCCCTCCACCTCCCATTCTTCTCCTAGTAGTACTAGCAGACATTCAAAAGAAAAGGAGTGTCTCCCAGTGAATAATGATAGTTCTAAGAAGACCAGTGGTGTTAAAGATTCAAAAGTTGAGACACAGAAAAGTGAACTTGTGGATAGTGAacataatgatgaagataatggtgAGGTCAATGTTAAAGTTAGTGACAAACCTGCTattgaggacaaagtggaaacaAAGCAGAAAGAAGATGGATCAAGAGACAGAGATACAGACCGAAAGACAGCTAGTACAAAACTTCCATTAATTGGAAAAATGCCATTCTTGAAAAGAAAAGCAGGGATATCAAAAAGCAAATCACAACAAAATACTCCACCTGAAGAGGtatcaaagggaaaaaaagacacaaaagaagATGTTTCATCTGAAAAGTTGAAGATACCATTACCCAGCTGTacaatagatgatgatgatcatgtgAACACAGCAGTAGAACAAACACAGCCAACTGTACCAAAGGAAGTAGATGACAGGAAACTACCACTACCTTCAGTGAATATTAAAGAAGATTTTATTCCACCTTATGATCctactgtacctcctcctccaatcactGGTGCTAAAACATGGAGTACTAGTGACAAAAAGGACTCAAGTGGCTCAGCATTGTATGATCCTCTTGAGGCAGGTGATGAAGACTCCTCAGATGGTGCAGCAGCTGCAACTATTGAAGCCTTGGATCTCCTAAATATCCCTCTCCCTGGCTTCAAAACACCAACTGAGGTGTCTGCACTGCCATTACAACAGGAAACAGAAGATGTATACCAGCCAGAAGATATGGAAATAGAAAACATACCATTAGATgagggaaagatagaagaaggaatagaggaagttTATCCACCTTCAGGAATCGTTGTGCATCCAGATATCCCACTCCCACCTGCAGTTGGGATTCTCCCCACTCCCTTGAGCTCAGatgaacctcctcctccaggcacaGAAGGAACTGACTCTTTGTTAAATCGTGAATTTGATGAGAATATTAATTCTGGAAATCCCTTACCTGTTTTTGGACCTCAGGAGTTCATTCCCAAGAAAGCAACACTTTGTAAAATTATGAAGAACAAGGATGCAAATATTCCTGCTCCACCTGGGACTGAAGATGAATATAATGTTGAAGATGTTGATCACTTTTCTCATTTGTCAGGCCACAGTAAAGATAAagcagagaaaataaataggcaGAGACTTCACTCAGAATCAGGTTCTcagtgtagcagtagtaaaggagctcctccttcattttctggtAAAATATTACAAAATTCATTAATGAGATCTCTAGCAGTACCAAAGATGCAACAGATGGACAAGCAGCTGCAAAGCCATAAGGAAAGAGAGTTGACACCTCCCCCACCTGGTACAGAAAGCATGCCAGATGAAAAGGACCAGTCCATCATGGGTACATCTAACACGGATGTCATGAAGGATTTGGGATTAACTAGAGGAGATTCAGAGTTAATGCTATCCAAcctgaaaataaacacaagtcAAGAAAAGGCTTTGCTTTCTCCCAAAAGCTCCTCTAGTTCTAAAATTGTAAATAAAAGTGGTTCTTCATTGAACTTACTTTCCTTTAAGGGTGAAGTTAATTCTTTAGAAGATAAAACTTCAGAAATTGTGCAGAATATCTACATAAAGGATTCTTCAAATGAATTTTCTACAGTAgatggaaaaagtaaagaatcaGATTCCAAATCTAGTGATGAAGAAAGTTCTGGTGCTTATCTTCCTGAGCAACTTGACGCTAAAAACACAGCCATGTCATCAGATGCTAGCTCTCTTTCCCACACAGATAAGGCTGCTCTCTCTTCTAAAGATGGAATTGTTGGTTCAGATTTATTGCCATCAATTAGTTGTGTGGACAACAGTGAGTTGATTAATTCAAAAACAATTGTTTCAAGTAATATAGATGACAAAGAAGACTCTTCCAACCAATGTTTGACCATGAATACATCTGATGAAAACCAAGTGTCTAATACCATTGATAAAGATGTTTCTTGTACACCCCTGCCTGACAAGCATGATGGTGAAAATGAAACAATATCACATGACAGTGAAATGCAAGTTGATAGCACTGTGTGTGATAGTCAAGACTCTTATAAAGACTCTACTTTCAAAGAACTGGGTGAGGAAGAAGTGAACCTAAAGAATACTACCAACAGTGTATGTGATAGTCAAGACTCTGATGAAGCCTCTGTTTCCAAAGAATGTTTGTCCAGTGAACTGTTAAGTTTAGAGAAAACTGTTGAAGGTGTATATGAAAGCCAAGAGTCTGATAAAGGCTCTGCTCCTAAGGAATGTTTGCTTGATGAAATGAGTTTCAAGGAAAAAACTGACAGTGTTTGTGACGGCCAAGAGTCTGATAAAGACTCTGCTTCTAAAGAATGTTTGCCTGATGAGGGAATAAGTTTCAAGGAAAAAACTGACAGTGTTTGTGATGGCCAAGAGTCTGATACAGACTTTGCATCTAAGGAATGTTTGCCTGGTGACAAAATAAATTTCAAGGAAAAAACTGACAGTGTTTGTGATGGCCAAGAGTCTGATAAAGACTCTGCTTCTAGAGAATGTTTGCCTGATGAGGAAATGTGTTTAAAAGAACCTATTAAAGACAATATTGAGTGTTATGTGGTGGGTGAAGGAAGTCTGGTCCATGGCAAAGATGACAAGTATCAGATACCTATACTAGAAGACCCTTCAATTATAGATACTACATCGTCTGTTAATACACCATCAGCTAGCAACACTGAATGTGATAGCCAAGACTCTGAGAAAGGCTCTTTTTCCAAAGTATGTTTATTGGAAGAGCAAGACAGTGATGTTTCCAGCAGTTTAAAGGAAACTCCAGAAGACAGTAATGAATGCAGTACtattatgaatgaaaaagatctgAATCTTGGTATTGACATAAATGAAGAACCTAAAAGTCCAATTATTAAATGCAGAAGTCCTCTACAGTTTGTAAATTTTCCCAAAGGTTTTGAAAGCATGGATATTTCCGACTTCTATTCACCATCAAGTGATTCCACTTGTACACAAAATGTTGATGCCTCTGAAACAACCATATTGAAGACAGAGaatcttcctctttcagttTCAGCTGAAAATATGATAGATGCACAAGAAGATTTGTGTGGGACACCACAAAGAAAAGCTGAATCCACAAAGGAAGACACCTGTGAATTTTATGTTGAGAAGGATCAGAAGGAACCACAAGCTGCTGAAGGACCTTCATGTAGTCAAACTATAGAGGTTCATGGAAAAGAATTATACACTAATAAGGATTCACAAGATCATGATTTTCATTCATATGAGGGTCATGATTTCCTTGAAAGTAAAGATGTTAAGGATGAAGCCTTTCCACTTGAGTATCCCTCTGAAAGAAAAGTTGCTAGAAGTTCCAGAACAGTAGCAGAAATAGCAGAGTATAAAGAACAAGAGACTTCTGGGGAATCTGAGGAAATTAGTCACGACTCAGCAATATTGATTGATGAAGTTGATTCAAAAACTTCTGAGGAAGAGTCTGCAAGCAATTCTGgcagtgttaaggaaagaaaaagaaagtctgTGAGGAAGGCAACTcgaaagaagacaacaaaagtTAGAAAGACAGAGGATGATGAATGCCCATCACCAAGAACCAGTGCCAGCAGGAGTAGTGCTGGCTGCCTTAGTCCTAGTTTTGTGGAGTCACCACGACCCATGCGTAGCAGCAGGAGGGCAGCTGCTGCAGCCATCAAAGCAATGGCAAAAGATCAAGATGACACTCCTCCTGATTCCCCACCATCAGATGATGACAGTGATTAG
- the LOC123519700 gene encoding uncharacterized protein LOC123519700, whose protein sequence is MHDCDIDIMAITESWLLPSIPNSFLSVQGYHPIARTDVGDVRKHGVCFYIRDNIPFISIDSNCPNTHIVHLVSLKCYIIVVYRPPSNTQNDNTALINLLEQFCTGKEVLILGDFNLPAVDWSIEDVLFQDYDPLTLAFTNCFNTIGLHQWVDFPTFTSSGNTLDLILSMETDRIGSVESLCPLPGCGHVPIKFTYHFTFNTSQDGNVCIKKRAWERGKYKIIDNHVSQIDWDYEFCHLSVDAKFNRLLQILTPLIDSYIPLCKQLSPSSPLSPPTALKKNRTTAWQLFKSTRRFYGRHSKQCTQALENYNIINRQYRNHFIYSQIAYERTLMDNLKRNPKAFHQYIRNKKVGAPSMGPLSHPDGSLVEDCAAMAEIFVNSFSSVFKDSCPNPFPHQTFQGTLDNVNITYSAVYRP, encoded by the coding sequence ATGCATGACTGTGATATAGATATTATGGCAATTACAGAGTCCTGGCTCCTACCAAGCATTCCTAACTCTTTCCTGTCTGTCCAAGGCTATCATCCAATAGCCCGCACTGAcgttggagatgtccgaaaacATGGCGTATGTTTCTACATTAGAGACAACATACCCTTCATTTCCATTGATAGCAACTGTCCCAATACTCACATAGTGCACCTAGTTTCCCTCAAATGTTACATAATTGTTGTATACCGACCACCGTCAAATACTCAAAATGACAATACAGCATTGATTAATCTCCTAGAACAGTTTTGCACAGGCAAGGAAGTTCTTATACTGGGTGATTTCAACTTGCCAGCTGTTGATTGGTCTATTGAAGATGTCTTATTCCAAGACTATGATCCTCTAACTCTAGCTTTTACAAATTGCTTTAACACTATTGGCCTCCATCAGTGGGTTGACTTTCCCACCTTTACATCCTCCGGAAACACCCTTGATTTAATTTTGTCTATGGAAACAGACAGAATAGGGAGTGTTGAGTCGCTCTGTCCCTTGCCTGGTTGTGGACATGTCCCCATCAAGTTCACCTACCATTTCACATTCAATACTTCTCAAGATGGCAACGTTTGCATTAAAAAGAGAGcctgggaaagaggaaagtacaAAATAATAGACAATCACGTATCACAGATTGACTGGGACTATGAGTTTTGCCATCTTTCAGTAGATGCAAAGTTCAATAGACTTTTGCAAATCCTCACTCCTCTCATAGACTCTTATATTCCTCTATGCAAGCAGCTTAGTCCAAGCTCTCCCCTTAGTCCTCCTactgctttaaagaaaaacagaacaacAGCCTGGCAGCTGTTCAAGTCTACCAGAAGATTCTATGGGCGCCACTCCAAACAATGCACTCAGGCCTTGGAAAACTACAACATTATCAATCGCCAATACAGAAACCACTTTATCTACTCCCAGATAGCTTACGAAAGGACTCTCATGGATAATCTTAAAAGAAATCCAAAAGCCTTTCATCAGTACATTCGTAACAAAAAAGTAGGTGCTCCCTCCATGGGCCCCCTATCACATCCGGATGGTTCTCTAGTAGAAGATTGTGCTGCCATGGCCGAAATTTTTGTGAACAGTTTCTCCTCTGTCTTCAAAGACAGCTGCCCAAATCCTTTTCCCCACCAGACGTTTCAGGGCACCCTTGACAATGTAAATATTACTTACTCTGCTGTGTATAGGCCTTGA